The Scleropages formosus chromosome 9, fSclFor1.1, whole genome shotgun sequence DNA segment cgcgcgcacacacacacacacacacacacacacacacacacacataccgcTACCGGCGCGTCTTGGTGCGCAAACCGACAGCACCTCGAGCCAAAGTGCAGCTGAGCGAGGGAAAGAAACGCAGCGCTGCCGCGGACGAGCAGCCGGGGAAGAGCGCAGTCAGTGCGCGCGCACGTAGGACCGcgcaaaaaagtgtgtttttcttgtgctgCGGCTCGGACGTGATTCCTCAAACGCGCCTCATTCTCAGAAGGTGAAGACGACTCTTTTAAAGGACCAAGTGTGTATTCCGGTGTGTTTTGATCGCGCGGGCCTCCGTGTGTCCCGAGAAGCTTCTTTTTTTCCGCACAGATTTTCTCTCTGCTTATTTGTTTCATTCGGAATATTTAGTCCACATTGTTACACCGCGGACTGTAACCCTAATATCAAGTTCAAGTGCGTGATGTGCAACAAAATTCtgctatttttgtttcatttacactttCAGTCTATTACAATTACGTTCTGTTATACAGAATAATATCCCGCaaccattattattaatgtttctgaaaagaaaaactgtataAGCATTCATTCAGACATACCACTAACATATATGTGTTTGTTCGCACCACATATACGTTCAAAagctaaatgcaaattaatagaATTGCGGAACAGTCTAATGTAGTTTTCTACGTGGTCCTTAAACGAGTAAAATGGTCAAATCCACTCAATCGCGCTCTCCTCTCACGcgcatcattattattagcgTCCGTCGCAAATTATAGCAGAAATCCATTTAAACATGTGTTTTACTTCGTCAGTTAATGGGCAGTTCAGGCAGATTTTATAACTTATAtttcacgaaaaaaaaaatcacagccatttttttttttcgactgACCGTTGACCGTTTTTAATCGACTGACCATTTGAATCATAAACCCGAGGAaggaattcatttttaaataataaatgtaggcttaatttttcaatgtaaatacaaaataacGGATGTATTTTAGTAGATTTGCTGTATGCACACGCTGGCGTAGATCCAGTTATTTGGCAATAGGAAGACATTGTTGtacagttattacatttttttccatatgtaaAAATGCACAGGATTCCAGTTTGCTTATTACTGATGGCTGCATTGGACGTTATTCAGCTACATCTAACGTTATAGTAACAATTACACAATAAATaactacaaaagaaaaaaaaactgaatagaaaTCTTAGGTAAAGAtgcatttttgcacctgcatcCTCATCGCACACCAGTTATAATGaggataaaaacagaaaaccttcACTTCGCTAAAGCCCCTATAGAGAGATGCATTATAtatcatttctgtaaaaacaccCCCAGAACGGATGTAGTGATGATATACCTTCATTCCCCCCCATTATTTCgttttaaataattcaaatatCTATTTGCACGAgaaatgtttatgtaaaaaataattttgtaatacTTAGATGAAGGTTCGTAGGAACTTCTATgctattttcttaaaaaaaagaaaaaactaactACCAATCGACCGGATATATTGGAAATTTAATTATATCCTGTTTAAATACAGATCATTTTGACTTAATTAGGTGAACAGCAAATGTTCCGCGCCATTATGTTATTTCTAGTGTCTGATGCCATGGACTGGACTTAACGATTtaagttgggggtggggggtggggggtcgtCAATGTGTCTTTAGAAAGGCCCAATTATATAGATAGCAGCCCTGCTGTTAGACCACAAGTGACCAGAAAATGGACAATCGCTGTTTATTTCCCTTGATTGGAATTAATTTAGATAATGCGCACTTGTAACCTGGCATCAGCATATGTCATTATGTCCTTTTCCTACGAGGGGTCTCACACACACGGTGCTCCTGTGGTCAGAGCACGTTTGGGGagctttaaaaacacactgcatgACAGGGCCAGGAGGCAAAACATACGTGGATATTTATATGTGCCTACAGACATATTTTAGTATCCCAATACATATATGGTGTCTCGTATTTCGTATGTGTTATGTAGAGATTTAATGTCAcctttatgtctttttttgccAAGATTCTTAATCAAATTTCAGTGCCAacgcagaatgaatgaatgaatgaatgaatgaatgaatgaatactaaTAAAATTCGTCACCCTTGAATAGAAACTACTTTAAAAGTGGACTGTGGTGGAAACATACACGCGCTTACAAGtcgcctacagctgggcaatttcattAAGTTGGACATATTGGCTCTGCTTATGACAGGGGACGTAAATTATATGCATTTACAACCGTATTTAAACTGCCTCTAAAGTGTCAttatcccccaccccccctgaGAAATGTCAATCGGAGCACgatgaaaagaaatttttttttcaaaaagatgatgatgattattggCTCTCCGCTCTTGTAAAAGTCATAataaaatggggggaaaaatttTAGCTCTTCTACACTTAAGTTGCgcttattttactgaaaatcatAGCTGATTTGTAATAAGAGGTAATATCACTTTTACAGTAGGAACATGGAGCCTTGCAtgaaaattaagttaaaaagaATCAAATATGTCAATACCAAAGTCTATGTCTGTTTGCACTGCCCAGCACgggggtgggtggtggtgggctgggggggggcgcagAGAGAGAATGACAGGTCTTTGTTGGTTGAATGGAAATCAGTGGCAATCCAGGGAGGGAGAACTCCTCCTACCAAATTACCCAAACTGGGCAGGCTGCTGCTCCGCTCACAAATAGGACAGAGCGCTGCCGAGAGGAGGGGAACGCAGAGGAACGCAGAGGAACGcagaggagcggagcggagcgcgcaCCCGACGCCAGTCCCCGAGCTGACCCTAGAGCAGCTGGAGCCCAGCGAGGagacgcagcagcagcagcagcagcagcagcaggagcagcagctgctcttcctcttctcttgcTTTGGTCGCCTCACCATCATCCGGACTACACCCACCCAGTGCTGGAGCAGAGTGCGTGGCGCGCCCGGTGGAAAGTAACTCATGCCATTTCTCTCCGCCCCACTGCCCTATAGCGCTCGCTCCGCCCGGCGGCACATGCACGGAGGCCCCGCGTCTGCATCTGCGTGGATCCCCCGCTCCTGCCGCCCTGCTCGGATGATCTAAGGACTGCGGGCTGCCGGTTGCCGTGctgcacgaggctggagggcgGGACGGGGGGGGCTCTGCATGTGTATATGGAAGTTGTGGGTCGCGCGGCGGAGGGGAGCAGTTGCACGTTGCGTCCTGCGGCCACCATGCTTTTCCACGGCATCTCCGGCGATCACATCCAAGGGATcatggaggagatggagaggagGTCCAAGACGGAGGCGCGCCTGGGGAAGGGCGTGCACGTGAACGGACGGGACACGGTAACGCGAGCCGTCATTTATACTAAGAAGAAATCACTGCTCTTCTTCGCAATATCGTCTGTTAGGTTAGGGCGGGAAGCGTAGCTACGATGTGAAGTGCGTAGAAAAAAGTTCACTTTAAGATGGGAGCAATACGTGGAATGTGgagcactgtaaaaaaaaatatacagtatttctgtatacgtatatatatgTGAAACATTAGACTTCACGCAGTTGAAAAActttaaattcttttaaaaaaaacgagCTGAAAAATATCAAGCTAAGTTTATTCGATGAACCATAATTATATACGCACGTAAGTATTTGTTTTGGAATAATTCACACTGAAGGACATGATTTGGcgtttatttaaattgtttcgGTTTGGACCTTAGCGCAGTAGCAATAATAGTTGTTTTAGGAGTGGTGCGCTCGTCTAATCGTTCACGAATTAttataatggtaaaaaaaaaaaaaaacgatggaATAACATACCTGTGTTTgctgttcattttaatgtaaaaaaaaaatctgtggctTTTCAATACAAGTTACTGGAAGTAAAGCCAGTTCCTTTGCGTGAGggcacggaaaaaaaaaaaagaaaagaaataaaataaaactaaaatgtcAATACATGGAATTTATAATTGTCACGTAAAATAATGTTCGTATTTATCACCATTGTAGTCCGAGTAGTTTAACGATTAAATTGGACGGATGTATGATGTGATGTCCGTTCCCTGAGCACATTCATTTAACTGGAGCCACATGAAAAGCCTTCATTGTGTCACACGGACGACGTGTAGCGAGTGAGGCCCCTCGCTAAGGGCTCCTCCTTGTCCTTGTGTCCTTGTGCCTGTACTCTGTTACAGGGTATGGCCTCGATGAGCCAGGAGAAGCCCGCCCTGTGCGCTGGATGCGGGGGTAAAATTTCCGACAGGTACTATTTACTGGCCGTGGACAAGCAGTGGCACCTCAGGTGCCTCAAGTGCTGCGAATGTAAACTGGCCCTGGAGTCGGAGCTCACTTGTTTCGCGAAGGATGGCAGCATTTACTGCAAAGAGGACTATTACAGGTAAGggctttatttcatttcattttcttttactctCTTTTAATTCCGCTCCTTTGTACAGGGACGCTTTTGCAATCAAAGGCAATTCAATTGTCTTTACCGTTGCTTTACCGTTTATAGAGTATTCTCAATTTAGAGTGGGGACCAGTGAATGGCCTTCTAACCTGTTATTTTTTTcgaatggaaataaaaagaaaaaaacacacacggctCTGTGTTAAGTGATTCGATGTTCAATTAAAGCACATCGTTATGTCAGGATACAACAAAGCGCTATTTAGTCGCGATACAAGGAAATTATTTCTAAAGGCCACTATTTCCAAGAAGCATCTCCGGAAGAGTTTTATAATCCAAAATGTAAACGCAAAGTGACCAAATTTATgccatatatatttatatttatattttttttatttgttttatatttatcaaATTTCAGGACTGTACTTTtgaatactgtatgtacagatatattatgtatattatgtattgtatattgtgtcctgtgttttgagtgtgttaCCGGTATATATTATTgcagaaaataaagtaaattaaaagactttttttttggaacaatgagggagacagttttttttttttcagtaaatatagGCCAAACGGGGGACAGTTGTCGTTTATTCTGTAACGTTAACCTGCCTTCCTGTGCACCgcggctgtttttttttctcttttttttaaaaaatttttatgtttttaacttCTTAAATCATGtcattgtaaacagtgtttcCTGTTCCAGAAGGTTCTCCGTGCAGAGGTGCGCGCGCTGCCACCTGGGCATCTCGGCCTCGGAGATGGTGATGCGCGCGCGCGACTCCGTCTACCACCTGGGCTGCTTCACGTGCAGCACGTGCGGCCGGACGCTCACCACGGGCGACCACTTCGGCATGAAGGACAGCGCGGTGTACTGCAGGGCGCACTTCGAGGCCCTGCTCCAGGGGGACTTCCGGCCGCAGCTCGGCTACCCCGAGCTGGGCGCTAAGGGCGGCGCGGGCGCCGTGGGGCTTCCCTACTTCAACGGCACGGGCACGGTGCAGAAAGGACGGCCGCGGAAGAGGAAGAGCCCCGCCATGGGGGTGGACATGGGCTCTTACAGCTCCGGTGAGTGCCGCcggttgttggttcgaatcccgccaGGGTCGAGGCGCTTCCCCTGAACTCAACGCCGGCTGGTACaatgaataataagaatataatataatatagccTGCTGTATACTACATCACGTGTGGGAGGCTGAGTTTGCGAAGTGAGTCGCGCTGGACTGGACGGCGTAGTCGGCAAAATCatgtagaataataataataattctggaTTACGCTTCCGTGATTAATAATAGTGCGTTTTATTGTGCGTCGCCTGTTAATATGCGTTAGGCCGGGCGGGTTGTGATTTTTGGCTCATCGTGATGGTTAGTCTGTGCTTGAAGAACGCAGTTAGGCCTGCAACTCCTAACGTCCTAGGGAACATATAAATAGACTATATTgtgaatatattattatatacacgCGTCAGTCGCGCTTATATTGTATGGTGGGAAGGAGAAACAAACTACTtcagaatcacgcgtctgctgcatcaaagtgtctcttcctgttgatgtaatgaacacactgactgttacactgtattttctctgagatgtacgtcgcttggagaacagcgtctgatgctaaatgaatacatgatgatgatgatgatgatgatgtaaatcgtgtaaatgtaaaaccgcGGCAAAGAAACCTTGTAATCTCGGCTACTGCTTACTGTTTGCCACGAGCTCTGTGTCTGCGCGTCGGAACTTAGTTTCTCGCACTTCTCCCAACAGTCAGaggaaaaatgagaacaaaCGGAACGAAAACCTTCATCATCATGTCGACGGTCAGTTTATTGTAATGCGGCTGTTACTGTTATGATGACATACGTTCATTCATTGTTGAGAGAATAACTCAAAACCGGGTTTgcagcctgcgcgcgcgcgcgtgcaaCTTTCGCATGAAAATGCACGCGCCTACATGCAAAAGTTTCATTTACACgtcacgcgtgtgtgtgtgtggtcgcgCACGCTCCCCGAACGGAGGGGAACGCCGTGAACGCGCCCGTTAATTGCGCTGTGTTAATTGGAGGCGACAGAGGGGACCGCGCTTCTCGGGAACGCGCGCAGTCTGTAGCAGAGGAGGCCTGCAAAAGGACCTTTCACCTCTTTCGTTCTTCCATTGTCACCTTTCGTATGAACCCTAAATTCACTCTCCGCACACCTGCGATATCCTCCTGCAATTGGCGcgcgatatatatatatatatatatataatttctgttTCATGATTAGTTAACAAGCCAAGACTGATTTAAATGCGTGCCATAGAGTGTATTATTTCAATATGCTGCCCTGTCACTGTAACCGTGTAACGGCATCTATTACTCAACGCGCatcataaattataataaaggaAGAATGAAGAGGAAGAACGGGAGCGAcggaaatatatttaaaatatttcaacgCAAACTACGTGCGCTTTTTACTCAGGATTTAATTAATTCTTCTTTTTCAGAATTCATTTGATGTTTTAATCGAAGACactcatttacagtataatattatatataaaaaacagtaaattcaAGCCCTCTCGACATCCGACTAAAAAGAAATATCAGTTACATGAaatgctgtatatttatttacacaagtGTGAAAGCGGCACATTTAAACCTCGATTGATTTCACCCTGTTTACTCGCAAACAGTCTAGTAGTAAATATATGTGCTCTTACACTTACTTATGTACACATATGAAAGAGTAAAAATGTAGCCATACCGACTGTTTGCATGATTATATTTACCACTGCGATGGCGTTAAAAGGCTCTCTGTGAACACATTCTTCTTTGCTTGGAGACCCGTTGCGTTATAAGTAAATGGTGCAGagaaatctgttttattttaaaacaatctgAAATGTTAATCATGAACTTGCTGTCCTCCGCAATctgcaattaatttaatttaattttaagacGAAGATTTGGAGACCCCTGGTGGTCATTTTATATATCGTCAGTGTTTAAAACAAAGACCTTTGCAATGAATGTACACAAAGCACACATTACATAATAATTTGGGCTAAGTAAACAATAAACCCACAGTGACAGCAGGGAAAAGACTTGCTTCCTTTCCCAGCTCCAGGCTGGTGAGCTGTGGCTCTGAGGACAGTGCTGCTGAAACTCAGCATCACGGTGAGGGAAGCAGAGGTGCTGAACACTATACGCACTTTGTTCGTACAATTCTCTAGAAACACATAGTGCGCAAAGAAGCCCGGAATTAGCCAGTTTACCGAATGATCTCAAAATCACTGCTGCAATGATTAGCGGTAGTTTAAAAAGTCGTGAAAGAGTACGGCCGGAGTATTTTAAACGTGAACGTGCAAAATGCATGTAAGCGTGTCCGAGAGTAGCCTTGGATTTTCGGAACCGTACGGGATGTATGAACGCAGAGCCAGCACTTTGGGGCTCCTCGTTGCCTCATGCGTGCGCTTCAGAATTAAGAGTGAATCGTTGCGCCTCTCTTTGGTGGGCTTCACAACTGTTTCAGCAACTTTGCATTGTCACCGATGCAGTGTTGTTGATGCCATGGGTTTAAAGTTCTTTACAGAGCGCATGGCCCAGAAACCTTAAAAATACATCTGTTCCTAATgggtcttttttcttctttttctttccagttttactttaattcaatagctgaaatatttatactATTACATTCACGCTAGAATGTTTATATCCAGAAACCGCGGTAACAGCGACCACCCACAAAAGGCAAGCAGATTTCAAATGAtgtcattttgatttaaaaCCATAGAAATAAAATCAGGGAAGGCAATTCATAAGTTTTAGTGTTGATTAAAGCCAGGCCCAGTACTGTCTTCCCCAAATGGCACATGCTATTATTAAgctattattaacattttagcTACGTAGTGCATCATTCTAATGTTCTTGTCTTCTATGCCCTGTATATCCCTATATTTTGCACGTGCACAGTAAACTGTTGTACTTTTccacaattaaattaattattactttGCAAATTTCCAGCTGGCGCTTTACAAAGAATGCTTTCTTTCGATGTGTACATCAGACCGTGTAGACATGTGGCTGCTTGTATATGATATATATGGAGCAGGCAAGGTTACCGGTGTAAGCTACATAAGTTTTATAGGAGTTAAAACTGTTaggtataaattaaaatgtgttcagtaaCGTCTAAACTGAATGTGCGTGTCATTATGTCTTTAGTCTTACATCCTGTCCACGGAACATCTTCTCGCAGTACAGTTGCCAAATGATattaaaacacatctgtttctgCAGTTGTCCGACAGTTGCGCCGTTTTAGTTATACATCTTTGAAAGGAGGATGTTTTTAAATCCACTCTAGGTTATATTGTGGAGGCCCTAAGAATTTCTCACAGCCCATTTCGGAGTCAGGGCGCATTATTCTGAATGCTTATTGCAACTTTTAACCACTCTGATACATGACTGGAATTAACACCTTTAACATAAAGCTATATCCCATATATAAGAGCGGCTATCCATTTATGCTCCTTTATTTAAGAAAGAAGCAATTTTAAAGACTTAAATTGCAGTTTCATGACAACATAAACTGTATTCACCAGACAGTAATAAACGAATAAGAAATGAACATGACGAAAGAGTATCTTCTCGAACGTGTTTTTACTTTGCATGGCCTCTGTAAATAAATCACCGCAGCACGATGTCGGAAAAAGATTATTAAAAtagaaatgagttttaaaacgGTCGAAAAATACCTTCTGGCTGCTTGTGTATGAGGTGAGAGGCAAAAACAGCAGTTAAAAGGCAGAGAGAAATTATTGCAAAGTATCATTTCAGACAAAGAGTTGTACTGTATCCAGTGTTACATAAATGACAGGAGTGAAACTCAGAGCTATAATAGTCGTGGTTCTGGTATATTGCAAgtgtgtactgtaaatatttgtttaaacgCTGGGATAGGCTGGAATTTCTTGCATCATGTGGTTGATGGGGAACTTCATTGGAAAAGCAGTCTTGGTTGTACCTAAGACAAGTAGACGGTAGTGAGTGAACTTCAGACCAAAGTGATCGCTTGTGACGATGACGAACAGATATTACCGGGTTTAACGTAAAGGTGACCCTGCgagaaaaatcactttttatttttctttcgaACAAAGAGTTGCAGAATCATTTTCACACGTTCGAAAACCTCGTTCGTCACCGCGTTACGTGTTGGGGGGGAGGAAGGCGAGCGGCTCCTGGAGCTCACCGGCAGCATTCCTCGACGCGACATCTGCTTTCACGGCTGAAGCGCTTCCTTTGTCACCTCTCCTCAGGCTGTAACGAAAACGAAGCCGATCACCTGGACCGGGACCAGCAGCCTTACCCCCCGTCTCAGAAGACGAAACGTATGCGCACGTCCTTCAAACATCATCAGCTTCGCACCATGAAGTCCTACTTTGCCATCAACCATAATCCTGACGCAAAGGACTTAAAGCAGCTCGCGCAGAAAACTGGCCTCACCAAAAGAGTTCTTCAGGTAAGGACGCGTTACCCTTTCATTCCACGTCATTGACCTCACCCTTCATTTGTTTGCTGGAGCGTTCGTTGTTTTTCCGTCCAGAGAGCGAGAAGCGAATCTGAGGTCACAGCTTTCAGGCAGGAGACTTAAGAGCGAACGAGGTGAATAGCTCGAGTTTACCGACGTGTCTCGTCCACTGCCTGTTCTCGTGATGTCAGAAGGGCTT contains these protein-coding regions:
- the LOC114909071 gene encoding LIM/homeobox protein Lhx9-like isoform X1, which encodes MEVVGRAAEGSSCTLRPAATMLFHGISGDHIQGIMEEMERRSKTEARLGKGVHVNGRDTGMASMSQEKPALCAGCGGKISDRYYLLAVDKQWHLRCLKCCECKLALESELTCFAKDGSIYCKEDYYRRFSVQRCARCHLGISASEMVMRARDSVYHLGCFTCSTCGRTLTTGDHFGMKDSAVYCRAHFEALLQGDFRPQLGYPELGAKGGAGAVGLPYFNGTGTVQKGRPRKRKSPAMGVDMGSYSSGCNENEADHLDRDQQPYPPSQKTKRMRTSFKHHQLRTMKSYFAINHNPDAKDLKQLAQKTGLTKRVLQVWFQNARAKFRRNVLRQENGGVDKADGTSLPPPSSDSGARTPPSTATTLTDLTNPSITVVTSVSSSLDSHESGSPSQTTLTNLF
- the LOC114909071 gene encoding LIM/homeobox protein Lhx9-like isoform X3, giving the protein MEVVGRAAEGSSCTLRPAATMLFHGISGDHIQGIMEEMERRSKTEARLGKGVHVNGRDTGMASMSQEKPALCAGCGGKISDRYYLLAVDKQWHLRCLKCCECKLALESELTCFAKDGSIYCKEDYYRRFSVQRCARCHLGISASEMVMRARDSVYHLGCFTCSTCGRTLTTGDHFGMKDSAVYCRAHFEALLQGDFRPQLGYPELGAKGGAGAVGLPYFNGTGTVQKGRPRKRKSPAMGVDMGSYSSGCNENEADHLDRDQQPYPPSQKTKRMRTSFKHHQLRTMKSYFAINHNPDAKDLKQLAQKTGLTKRVLQGEQMLGHYSHTSRRLKIP
- the LOC114909071 gene encoding LIM/homeobox protein Lhx9-like isoform X2 translates to MEVVGRAAEGSSCTLRPAATMLFHGISGDHIQGIMEEMERRSKTEARLGKGVHVNGRDTGMASMSQEKPALCAGCGGKISDRYYLLAVDKQWHLRCLKCCECKLALESELTCFAKDGSIYCKEDYYRFSVQRCARCHLGISASEMVMRARDSVYHLGCFTCSTCGRTLTTGDHFGMKDSAVYCRAHFEALLQGDFRPQLGYPELGAKGGAGAVGLPYFNGTGTVQKGRPRKRKSPAMGVDMGSYSSGCNENEADHLDRDQQPYPPSQKTKRMRTSFKHHQLRTMKSYFAINHNPDAKDLKQLAQKTGLTKRVLQVWFQNARAKFRRNVLRQENGGVDKADGTSLPPPSSDSGARTPPSTATTLTDLTNPSITVVTSVSSSLDSHESGSPSQTTLTNLF